A stretch of the Erwinia sp. SLM-02 genome encodes the following:
- a CDS encoding polyprenyl synthetase family protein yields MNNHEDELLRLREALQSRLDQLLPAGEQQDLVFTAMREGTLAAGKRVRPLLLILAARDLGCAVDQPGLLDLACAVEMVHAASLMLDDIPCMDNALLRRGRPTIHAQYGENVAILAAVALLSRAFGVVVEAPSLSPACKTQAVAELSLAVGSQGLVQGQYLDLSEGGRARSSEAILLTNELKTSRLFDASLQMAAIVAGSSPQTRQRLRCFAQDLGQAFQLMDDLSDGLSNTGKDANQDSGKSTLVALLGAEAVHRKLREHLRSADEHIASACQRGLSTRHFMHAWFDKQMAQFGNNSTQPGC; encoded by the coding sequence ATGAACAACCATGAAGATGAACTGCTGAGGCTGCGTGAAGCCCTGCAGAGTCGCCTGGACCAGCTGCTGCCCGCTGGAGAACAGCAGGATCTGGTCTTTACCGCCATGCGTGAAGGAACGCTGGCGGCGGGCAAGCGCGTTCGCCCCCTGCTGCTGATCCTGGCCGCCCGCGATCTGGGCTGCGCGGTGGATCAGCCCGGCCTGCTCGACCTCGCCTGCGCGGTTGAGATGGTACATGCCGCATCCCTGATGCTGGATGATATCCCCTGTATGGACAATGCGTTACTGCGTCGCGGGCGGCCCACTATCCACGCTCAGTACGGCGAGAACGTTGCCATCCTCGCCGCCGTTGCGCTGCTGAGCCGTGCTTTTGGCGTGGTGGTTGAGGCACCGTCGTTATCCCCCGCCTGCAAAACCCAGGCCGTCGCGGAACTGTCGCTGGCGGTCGGATCGCAGGGGCTGGTGCAGGGCCAGTATCTTGACCTCAGCGAAGGGGGCCGGGCGAGAAGCAGCGAAGCGATTCTGCTGACCAACGAGCTTAAAACCAGCCGTTTATTTGATGCCTCATTGCAGATGGCGGCCATTGTTGCCGGATCCTCGCCGCAAACGCGGCAGCGCCTGCGCTGTTTTGCCCAGGATCTGGGGCAGGCCTTTCAGCTGATGGACGATCTCTCCGACGGGTTGAGCAATACCGGTAAAGATGCAAATCAGGACAGCGGAAAATCAACACTGGTCGCGTTGCTGGGGGCCGAAGCGGTTCACCGGAAGCTGCGTGAGCATTTGCGCAGTGCGGATGAGCATATCGCCAGCGCCTGCCAGCGTGGCCTCTCCACCCGGCATTTTATGCATGCCTGGTTTGACAAGCAGATGGCTCAGTTTGGCAATAACAGCACGCAGCCGGGGTGCTAA
- a CDS encoding YtfJ family protein: MLLRLTLLLTLGGLPFFTSAHNLIPGQPLPPIGVTDRGELVIAQDKIHYQRWNSARLTGRTGIVLHMAGRLAAKESNAALIQAIENAHFPAATVQITTIVNTDDAIPGSAMFVRQSLESSKKETPGAQFVVDEKGAVRQAWQLAAGGSAAVVLDKQGRVRFAKDGALTDEEVRQVIALVQQLEV; the protein is encoded by the coding sequence ATGCTGCTGCGCCTTACCCTGCTGCTGACCCTCGGCGGCCTTCCCTTTTTCACCTCCGCCCACAACCTGATCCCCGGCCAGCCGTTGCCGCCGATTGGCGTCACCGATCGCGGGGAGTTGGTGATAGCGCAGGATAAAATACACTACCAACGCTGGAACAGCGCCCGGCTGACCGGCAGGACGGGCATCGTGCTGCATATGGCAGGACGCCTGGCAGCGAAAGAGAGCAATGCCGCGCTGATTCAGGCGATCGAAAACGCCCACTTCCCTGCGGCCACGGTCCAGATCACTACCATCGTCAATACCGACGACGCCATCCCCGGCAGCGCCATGTTTGTCCGGCAGAGCCTCGAAAGCAGCAAAAAGGAAACACCCGGTGCACAGTTTGTGGTGGATGAAAAGGGCGCAGTCAGGCAGGCCTGGCAGCTGGCAGCAGGAGGATCGGCGGCGGTGGTGCTGGATAAACAGGGCCGGGTCAGATTTGCCAAAGACGGGGCCTTAACCGATGAAGAGGTCCGGCAGGTTATCGCCTTAGTGCAGCAGCTGGAGGTTTAA
- the fni gene encoding type 2 isopentenyl-diphosphate Delta-isomerase produces the protein MSDLIQRKSDHLDIVLNGSRSVKTRTTGFERWHFEHCALPELSLDRIDLRTTLLGKTLQAPLLIGSMTGGTRRAKSINRHLAEAAQSLGLAMGVGSQRVALESEQDWGLTRELRQLAPDIPLLANLGAAQIAGKNGAEYARRAVEMIEADALIVHLNPLQEALQHGGDRDWRGVLAAIAHTVEALPVPVVIKEVGAGLSVPVARQLVDVGVAMLDIAGAGGTSWAAVEGERAVSPQARAVAMAFSDWGIPTAQALTQLHQALPQVPLIASGGIMDGIDVAKALRLGADVAGQAAGVLGCATVSSEAVVDHFQVIIEQLRVACFCTGSGSLRDLRQAKLVPVE, from the coding sequence ATGAGCGATCTTATCCAACGAAAAAGCGATCATCTCGATATCGTCCTGAACGGATCGCGCAGCGTGAAAACCCGGACAACCGGCTTTGAACGGTGGCATTTTGAGCACTGTGCGCTACCGGAGCTGAGCCTCGATCGCATCGATCTTCGTACAACGCTATTGGGTAAAACGCTGCAGGCACCGCTGTTGATCGGCTCGATGACCGGCGGCACCCGGCGGGCGAAAAGCATTAACCGGCACCTTGCAGAGGCCGCTCAGTCGCTGGGGCTGGCGATGGGCGTCGGCTCTCAGCGCGTGGCGCTGGAAAGCGAACAGGACTGGGGGCTGACGCGGGAACTGCGTCAGCTTGCACCCGACATTCCGCTACTGGCGAACCTGGGTGCGGCGCAAATCGCCGGGAAAAACGGCGCGGAGTATGCGCGGCGGGCGGTAGAGATGATTGAAGCAGACGCACTGATCGTCCATCTCAACCCCCTGCAGGAAGCCCTGCAGCACGGCGGCGATCGCGACTGGCGGGGCGTGCTGGCGGCGATTGCCCATACGGTGGAAGCGCTGCCGGTGCCGGTGGTGATCAAAGAGGTCGGTGCGGGGCTGTCCGTGCCGGTGGCACGCCAGCTGGTTGACGTGGGCGTGGCGATGCTGGATATCGCTGGCGCAGGCGGCACCAGCTGGGCGGCCGTGGAAGGGGAGCGTGCCGTATCGCCGCAGGCCCGGGCGGTGGCGATGGCCTTCTCCGACTGGGGGATCCCCACTGCGCAGGCGCTTACGCAGCTGCATCAGGCGCTGCCGCAGGTGCCGCTGATTGCGTCCGGCGGCATTATGGATGGCATCGACGTGGCGAAAGCGCTGCGGTTAGGGGCTGATGTCGCCGGCCAGGCGGCGGGCGTGCTGGGCTGTGCGACGGTCTCCAGCGAGGCGGTGGTCGACCATTTTCAGGTCATCATTGAACAGCTGCGCGTGGCCTGCTTCTGCACCGGCAGCGGCAGCCTGCGCGATCTCCGCCAGGCGAAACTGGTGCCCGTTGAATGA